GTCGAACGGTTCGCGGCACGCGATGCAGCGGCGGAGGGCCTTGCACGCGGTGGAGGAGAAGCGGCTGAGGAGTTCGGTGTCGGTGGAGCCGCAGTTCGGGCAGCGGATCGCCAGGGTGAGGAGCACGGGGCCACCGGCCGGGCCCTGGGGGCGGGGCGGGGCGATGCCGAACTCGGCGAGCTTGCGCCGCCCTTCCTCGCTGATGTCGTCGGTGGACCAGGCGGGCGCGAGGACCGTGACGACGGAGACGTCGGGCACGCCGTGCTCGTGGAGGGCGCGCTCGATGTCGGAGGACATCGCCTCTATCGCGGGACAGCCCGTGTACGTCGGGGTGAGGGAGACCTCGACGCTGCCCGGGCCGGTGACGTGGACGCCCCGCATGACGCCGAGTTCCTCCAGGGTGAGGACGGGCATCTCGGGGTCGAGAACGGCGCCGGCGATCCGGCTGAGCTCCTCCTCCAGGGCCGTCATGGTCACCATGTCGCCCCCGGGTGGCTGCGGTGCAGGTGCTGCATCTCGGCGAGCATCCGTCCGAAGGACTCGGTGTGGAGGCCCTGGCGGCCGGCGCCCGCGGCCCAGGCTCCGGTGCGGGGGCCGGCGGGCACGGTGAGCGTGGCCTTGTCGAGGACGGCCGTGACGGAGTCCAGCCAGGCGCTCTCCATGGCCGTGCGGTCCAGGTCGAGGCCGTCGACGGGCTGGAACAGCTCGCCGGTGTACCGCCAGAGGGCGTCGCAGGCCCGCTGCATCCGGTCGTGGCTCTCGGGGGTGCCGTCGCCGAGGCGCAGGGTCCAGTGCTCGGCGTGGTCCTGGTGGTAGGCGACCTCCTTGACGGCCTTGGCCGCCAGGCCGGCGAAGGGGCCGTCGCCGGCCGCCAGCTGTCCGTACAGGAGGCGCTGGTAGGTGGAGAAGTACAGCTGCCGGGCGATGGTGTGGGCGAAGTCGCCGTTCGGCTGTTCGACCAGCTGGGCGTTCCGGAAGGAGCGCTCCTCGCGGAGGTAGGCCAGTTCGTCCTCGTCGCCGGCGAGGGAGAGCAGGACGCGGGCCTGGCCGAGGAGGTCGAGCGCGATGTTCGCGAGGGCGACCTCTTCTTCCAGGACGGGGGCGGCGCCGGCCCACTCCCCCAGGCGGTGGGAGAGGACGAGGGCGTCGTCGCCGAGGGCGAGGGCGGCGGTGGTGATCGCGGCGGTCTCGCGGGTGTCGGGGGTGCTCACAGGTGCTTCACCCCCTCCGGGATCTCGTAGAACGTCGGGTGGCGGTAGGGCTTGTCCGCGGCCGGTTCGAAGAAGGGGTCCTTCTCGTCGGGCGAGGAGGCGGTGATCGTCGCGGAGGGCACGACCCAGATCGAGACGCCTTCGCTCCTGCGGGTGTACAGGTCGCGGGCGTTGCGCAGGGCCATCTCCGCGTCGGGCGCGTGGAGACTGCCCGCGTGGGTGTGGGACAGTCCGCGGCGGGAGCGCACGAACACCTCCCACAGCGGCCAACCGTCGGTGGTCATCCCTGTGCCTCCCCGTGCTTTCCGGTGTGCTTCTCCGCGTAGACCGCGGCCGCTTCTCTGACCCAGGCGCCGTCCTCGTGGGCCTGGCGCCGCTTGCTCAGCCGCTGGTCGTTGCAGGGGCCGTTCCCCTTGAGGACGTCCCAGAACTCGGTCCAGTCGATGGGGCCGAAGTCGTAGTGCCCGCGCTCCTCGTTCCACCGGAGGTCGGGGTCGGGGAGGGTGAGGCCGAGTGCCTCGGCCTGCGGGACGGCGATGTCGACGAAGCGCTGGCGCAGTTCGTCGTTGGTGTGGCGCTTGATCTTCCAGGCCATCGCCTGGGCGGTGTGGGTCGACTCGTCGTCCGGCGGGCCGAACATCATCAGCGAGGGCCACCACCAGCGGTCCACCGCGTCCTGCGCCATGGCGTGCTGGGCCTCGGTGCCGTTCGACAGGGCGAGAAGGGCCTCGTACCCCTGGCGCTGGTGGAACGACTCCTCCTTGCAGACCCGGACCATCGCGCGGGCGTACGGGCCGTAGGAGCAGCGGCACAGGGGGACCTGGTTGGTGATTGCGGCCCCGTCCACGAGCCAGCCGATCGCGCCGACGTCGGCCCAGGTCAGCGTCGGGTAGTTGAAGATCGAGGAGTACTTCTGGCGGCCGGAGTGGAGCTTGTCGAGCAGCTCGTCGCGGCTGGTGCCGAGGGTCTCCGCGGCGCTGTACAGGTACAGGCCGTGGCCGGCCTCGTCCTGGACCTTGGCCATGAGGATCGCCTTGCGGCGCAGCGAGGGCGCGCGGGTGATCCAGTTCGCCTCGGGCTGCATGCCGATGATCTCTGAGTGGGCGTGCTGCGCGATCTGCCGGACGAGCGAGGCGCGGTAGGCCTCGGGCATCCAGTCGCGCGGCTCGATCCGCTCGTCGGCGGCCACTGCGGCGTCGAAAACGGCTTCGTAGGCGGCCTGTGTCGCCGCTACGGCCGCGTCCGACACGCCGGGCGCGCCCGTGGTTCCTGTCGTCCCTGCCGTCACTGCGGTCATCGGACCCCCTACCGACCGATCGTTCGGTTCAATGACTTCAATGGTGAGTCGGGGGCCCGTATGGTGTCAACCCTGTGGATAACCGAGGTGGGCCGATCGGGATCGGGGCGGGATGGACGCGGACGTCGAAAGGGACATCGACGCGGACGTCGAAAGGGACATCGACGCGGACGTCGAAACGGACGCTGACGCGGTGACGAACGGCCCGTCCGCGGCGACGCCGGCCGGCAGCGGGATCATGGCCCTGTCGCTGCCCTACCAGGTCGTC
The sequence above is a segment of the Streptomyces sp. NBC_01255 genome. Coding sequences within it:
- the paaD gene encoding 1,2-phenylacetyl-CoA epoxidase subunit PaaD — protein: MVTMTALEEELSRIAGAVLDPEMPVLTLEELGVMRGVHVTGPGSVEVSLTPTYTGCPAIEAMSSDIERALHEHGVPDVSVVTVLAPAWSTDDISEEGRRKLAEFGIAPPRPQGPAGGPVLLTLAIRCPNCGSTDTELLSRFSSTACKALRRCIACREPFDHFKEL
- the paaC gene encoding 1,2-phenylacetyl-CoA epoxidase subunit PaaC; translated protein: MSTPDTRETAAITTAALALGDDALVLSHRLGEWAGAAPVLEEEVALANIALDLLGQARVLLSLAGDEDELAYLREERSFRNAQLVEQPNGDFAHTIARQLYFSTYQRLLYGQLAAGDGPFAGLAAKAVKEVAYHQDHAEHWTLRLGDGTPESHDRMQRACDALWRYTGELFQPVDGLDLDRTAMESAWLDSVTAVLDKATLTVPAGPRTGAWAAGAGRQGLHTESFGRMLAEMQHLHRSHPGATW
- the paaB gene encoding 1,2-phenylacetyl-CoA epoxidase subunit PaaB — encoded protein: MTTDGWPLWEVFVRSRRGLSHTHAGSLHAPDAEMALRNARDLYTRRSEGVSIWVVPSATITASSPDEKDPFFEPAADKPYRHPTFYEIPEGVKHL
- the paaA gene encoding 1,2-phenylacetyl-CoA epoxidase subunit PaaA translates to MTAVTAGTTGTTGAPGVSDAAVAATQAAYEAVFDAAVAADERIEPRDWMPEAYRASLVRQIAQHAHSEIIGMQPEANWITRAPSLRRKAILMAKVQDEAGHGLYLYSAAETLGTSRDELLDKLHSGRQKYSSIFNYPTLTWADVGAIGWLVDGAAITNQVPLCRCSYGPYARAMVRVCKEESFHQRQGYEALLALSNGTEAQHAMAQDAVDRWWWPSLMMFGPPDDESTHTAQAMAWKIKRHTNDELRQRFVDIAVPQAEALGLTLPDPDLRWNEERGHYDFGPIDWTEFWDVLKGNGPCNDQRLSKRRQAHEDGAWVREAAAVYAEKHTGKHGEAQG